The nucleotide sequence CGCACCTGCCGCTGGGCGTCGACTTTCAGTTACCTCAAGCCATGGCGTTGGAAGTTGCCCGCGCGGTGGACGGCATTGTCACGCCGCCTATCCCGTTCGGCTACAAATCCATGCCGCGGTCCGGTGGCGGACCGTTCTTCGCCGGCACCATCGGCTTGGACGGCGCGACCTTTTCCCATGTGATACGCGATCTGATCCGCGAACTGGTGCGCCATGGCGCGCGCAAGATCTGCGTCATCGACGGCAATTACGAAAACCTCTGGTTCCTCAACGAAGGCGTCGATCTGGCATACCGCGAACTGAAAGACAGCGGCCTGAAGGTGATGGTCTTGCAGCACTGGGAATTCTTGACCGACCGGACCTTGGCTCAAGTGTTCCCCGACGGTTTCCCCGGCATCGAACTGGAACACGCCGCCGTTTTGGAAACGTCCTTAATGATGCACTACTATCCAGACTTGGTGCACACGGATAAACTTCCCGACAATCCGGCAGCCGAAAGCGGCCCGTACGATGTGTGGCCACCGCACCGCCATTGGGTACCCGACAGCGGCGCGCTGATTTCGGCCAAAGGCGCGACGGCGGACAAAGGCCGCCTGATCGCTGAACAGGTTGGCGCGGATATCACGGCCGCGATACGGAACGAATTCGAGGTGTAATCGACATGGCTCAAGTCACTTACGATTTCAGCGGCAAAACGGTTCTGGTCACGGGCGCATCGCGCGGTATCGGCCTGGGTGTGGCACGCGGCTTCGCCCAAGCGGGTGCGGACTTGCACATCTTGGCGACCACCGACGCCATCAAAACGACAGCCCAAAATTTGCGCGACGAAACCGGCGCATCCGTTGCCGGACACATCTGCGACATTTCGGACCGCACCCGCGCACGCGAGGTTATCGGCGCCTTTTCACGCATCGACGTGTTGATCAACAACGCGGGATTCGAACGTCCGACGCCGATCCTGGAAGACGGCGACGCGGTCGAGGCGACCTTTCGCCGCATCATCGACATCAATGTGATGGGTACCTACTACGTCACCCGCGAGGCCGTGCGTAAGATGGGACCGGGCGGAAAGATCGTCATCACCTCGTCCATCTGGGGACAGACGGCGGTGGCCGACATGTCGGCCTATTGCGCATCCAAGCACGCCAACATCGGCTTCATGCGCGCACTTGCCCAAGAACTCGGCCCCAAGGGCATCAACGTCAACGCGGTGTGCCCCGGTTGGGTCAAAACCGATGCGGCGATGAATTCCCTCAAGCACATGGCGACGGAAACCGGCCGCGACCAAGACGAATTGCTCGATGAGATTCTGTCGGCCCAAGCGCTGGATGGCTTGATGGAACCGGACGACATGATCGACACGTATCTATTCCTGGCGTCCGACGCGGCGGCCAACGTCACCGGACAAAGCTTGAACGTGGACCGTGGAGAATTGATGGGATGACGGGACAACTCGACGGCAAGATCGCCCTGGTCACGGGGGCATCGCGCGGCATCGGCAAAGCTATCGCCGAAATTTTCGCCGCCCAAGGCGCGACCGTGGTGCTGAGCTATCGTTCCGGCACTGACGAAGCGGCCGCTGTGGTGTCCGGCATCGAAGCGCACGGCGGCAAAGCAATCGCCATCGCCGCCGACGTTGCCAACGAACAACAGATCGTGGCGCTCTATGAGGCCGTCGACGCCATCGGCCCGCTCGACATCTTGGTCAACAACGCCGGAGTCATTTTGGAAAAGCCGTTGCTCGACACCACCGCCGACGATTTCGACTGGCTGATGAACGTCAACCTGCGCGGCCAATTTTTGGTCGGGCGCGAAGCGTTGCGCCGTATGGTTGGCCGGGACGGCACACGGGTGATCAACATCTCATCCGATCTCAGCTTTACCGGGCGCGAAGACTTTTCGGCTTATTGCGCCTCCAAGGGCGCGATCAACGCATTGACCAAATCGTGGGCGCGGGAATTCGCGCCGCATGTCTTGGTCAACGCCATCGCCCCCGGTCCTATCGACACCGACATGCTGGACCTGGAAAACATGTCCGCGGAATGGGCGGAAAAGGAAAAAGAGCTCACCGTGCTCAAACGCATCGGTACAGTCGATGAAATATCGGCGGTGGCGCTGTTCCTCGCCGGACCGGGATCCACCTACCTCAGCGGCCAAATCATCGGCCCCAACGGTGGCAGCGTAATGCCCTAGCGGGTTCTGTGCCTAACTGAGGGCCGTCACCGCCACCACACCGGCGAACACCAACGCCATGCCCATCAATTGTGGCAACGACATCGCTTCCTTGAGGATGGTGCGCGCCAACAAGATCGTCACCACGCCGTATGCCGAACTGACCACGCTGGCGATGGTGGTGCCACCCAAGGTCTGGGCAGAAAACAACGCCATGTAGCCCATCAGTTCGATGG is from Magnetovibrio sp. and encodes:
- a CDS encoding creatininase, yielding MSAHKANRHLMAEMTSPEFAAHIEAGAVVFIPTGTTEQHGPHLPLGVDFQLPQAMALEVARAVDGIVTPPIPFGYKSMPRSGGGPFFAGTIGLDGATFSHVIRDLIRELVRHGARKICVIDGNYENLWFLNEGVDLAYRELKDSGLKVMVLQHWEFLTDRTLAQVFPDGFPGIELEHAAVLETSLMMHYYPDLVHTDKLPDNPAAESGPYDVWPPHRHWVPDSGALISAKGATADKGRLIAEQVGADITAAIRNEFEV
- a CDS encoding SDR family oxidoreductase encodes the protein MAQVTYDFSGKTVLVTGASRGIGLGVARGFAQAGADLHILATTDAIKTTAQNLRDETGASVAGHICDISDRTRAREVIGAFSRIDVLINNAGFERPTPILEDGDAVEATFRRIIDINVMGTYYVTREAVRKMGPGGKIVITSSIWGQTAVADMSAYCASKHANIGFMRALAQELGPKGINVNAVCPGWVKTDAAMNSLKHMATETGRDQDELLDEILSAQALDGLMEPDDMIDTYLFLASDAAANVTGQSLNVDRGELMG
- a CDS encoding SDR family NAD(P)-dependent oxidoreductase — translated: MTGQLDGKIALVTGASRGIGKAIAEIFAAQGATVVLSYRSGTDEAAAVVSGIEAHGGKAIAIAADVANEQQIVALYEAVDAIGPLDILVNNAGVILEKPLLDTTADDFDWLMNVNLRGQFLVGREALRRMVGRDGTRVINISSDLSFTGREDFSAYCASKGAINALTKSWAREFAPHVLVNAIAPGPIDTDMLDLENMSAEWAEKEKELTVLKRIGTVDEISAVALFLAGPGSTYLSGQIIGPNGGSVMP